A DNA window from Macaca fascicularis isolate 582-1 chromosome 18, T2T-MFA8v1.1 contains the following coding sequences:
- the CTAGE1 gene encoding cTAGE family member 2 isoform X2 — protein MECCVFAAACCGRGYCSDRHSSSGAMEEPKANPQPYLGLVLELLRRVVAALPEGMKPDSHPYDFPWELVIPAAVVGFFAVLFLWRSFRSVTSRLYVRREKKLAVALSGLIEEKCKLLEKCSLVQKDLEATCEKLNRSNSELQHDILCLEKELKEEKSKHSEQNELMADISKRIQSLEDESKSLKSQVAEAKMTFKRFQMNEGRLQIEIQDALNENYQLQENQKQLLQEAEVWKEQGRELIKQKRTFEDSKVHAEQVLNDKENHIRTLTERLLKMKDQTATLREDITVDDNLELEMNNESEDGAYLDNPPKGALKKLIHAATLCASLKTLEGERNQIYIQLSEVDKTKEELTEHIKNLQTEQASLQSESTHFESENQKLQQKLKVMTELCQENETKLYRKLIVEEKCRLEKEEKLSKADEIISHATEELKTYRKRAKDLEEFERTIHFYRRKSILHKKKAHNNWLAAWTAERNLNDLRKENAHNRQKLTDIEFKIKLLEKDRHALDVPNTAFGREHSPYAPSPLGRPSSEMGQPSSEMRAFLYPPTLLEGPLRRSPLLPGGGGRGPGGPGNPLDCQMTNERGEASCDRLTSPHRAPSGTGPLSPLWEQDHRMVFPPPGQSYPDSAFPPQRQDRFHSNSARRSGPAELRSFNTPSLGKLDGSVPSEMESGRNDTKDNLGYLKVPDSSLPTENEATGPGFIPPPLAPIRGPSFPVDTRGPFMRRGPPFPPPPPGTMFGASRDYCPPSVVPGPPRAPFAMTNVYPPRGFPPYRPPRPGFPPPATTF, from the exons ATGGAATGCTGCGTCTTTGCCGCCGCTTGTTGTGGCCGGGGTTACTGCAGCGACCGCCACAGCAGCTCTGGTGCTATGGAGGAGCCTAAGGCCAACCCTCAGCCCTACTTGGGGCTAGTCTTGGAGTTGCTGCGCAGGGTTGTGGCAGCACTGCCTGAAGGTATGAAACCAGATTCTCATCCTTATGATTTTCCATGGGAATTGGTGATACCGGCAGCTGTTGTGGGATTTTTTGCTGTTCTCTTCTTGTGGAGAAGTTTTAGATCAGTTACGAGTCGGCTTTAcgtgagaagagagaaaaagcttGCTGTGGCACTCTCTGGGCtaattgaagaaaaatgtaaactacTTGAAAAATGTAGCCTTGTTCAAAAAGA TCTGGAGGCAACCTGTGAAAAGCTGAACAGGTCCAATTCTGAACTTCAGCATGATATACTCTGTCTagaaaaagagttaaaagaagagaaatctaaacatTCTGAACAAAATGAATTGATGGCAGATATTTCCAAAAGGATACAGTCGCTAGAAGATGAGTCAAAATCCCTCAAATCACAAGTAGCTGAAGCCAAAATGACTTTTAAGAGATTTCAAATGAATGAAGGACGACTGCAGATAGAAATACAAGATGCTTTGAATGAAAATTATCAACTTCAGGAAAACCAGAAACAGCTTTTGCAAGAAGCTGAAGTATGGAAAGAACAAGGGCGTGAACTTATTAAACAGAAAAGAACATTTGAAGACTCCAAAGTACACGCAGAACAAGttttaaatgataaagaaaatcacATCAGAACTCTGACAGAACGCTTGCTAAAGATGAAAGATCAGACTGCTACGCTTCGAGAAGACATAACGGTTGATGATAACTTGGAATTAGAAATGAACAATGAATCGGAAGATGGTGCTTACTTAGATAATCCTCCAAAAGGAGCTTTGAAGAAACTGATTCATGCTGCTACGTTATGTGCTTCTTTAAAAACcttagaaggagaaagaaaccaAATTTATATTCAATTATCTGAAGTTGATAAAACAAAGGAAGAGCTTACAGAGCATATTAAAAATCTTCAGACTGAACAAGCATCTTTGCAGTCAGAAAGCACACATTTTGAAAGTGAGAATCAGAAACTTCAACAGAAACTTAAAGTAATGACTGAATTGTGTCAAGAAAATGAAACGAAACTCTACAGGAAATTAATAGTAGAGGAAAAATGCCGgttagagaaagaagagaaactttCTAAAGCAGATGAAATAATCAGCCATGCCACTGAAGAGCTGAAGACCTACAGAAAGCGAGCCAAAGATCTTGAAGAATTTGAGAGAACTATTCATTTTTATCGAAGGAAGAGTATTCTCCATAAGAAAAAAGCACATAATAATTGGTTGGCAGCTTGGACTGCTGAAAGAAACCTCAATGATTTGAGGAAAGAAAATGCTCACaacagacaaaaattaactgatatagagtttaaaataaaacttttagaaaaagatCGTCATGCACTTGATGTTCCAAATACAGCATTTGGCAGAGAGCATTCCCCATATGCTCCCTCACCATTGGGTCGGCCTTCATCTGAAATGGGTCAGCCTTCATCTGAAATGAGAGCTTTTCTCTATCCTCCGACTTTGTTGGAGGGTCCACTGAGACGCTCACCTTTGCTTccagggggaggaggaagaggcccaGGAGGCCCAGGGAATCCTCTGGACTGTCAGATGACCAATGAAAGAGGAGAAGCAAGCTGTGATAGGTTAACCAGTCCTCACAGGGCTCCTTCTGGCACTGGGCCCCTGTCGCCTCTGTGGGAACAGGACCATAGGATGGTGTTTCCTCCACCGGGACAGTCATATCCTGATTCAGCTTTTCCTCCACAAAGGCAAGACAGATTTCATTCTAATTCTGCTAGACGCTCTGGACCAGCAGAACTCAGAAGTTTTAACACACCTTCTTTGGGTAAATTGGATGGGTCAGTGCCTTCAGAAATGGAATCCGGTAGAAATGATACCAAAGATAATCTTGGTTATTTAAAGGTGCCTGATTCATCTCTTCCCACTGAAAATGAAGCAACTGGCCCTGGCTTTATTCCTCCACCCCTTGCTCCAATCAGAGGTCCATCATTTCCAGTAGATACAAGGGGCCCGTTCATGAGAAGAGGACCTCCtttccctccacctcctccaggaaccATGTTTGGAGCTTCTCGAGATTATTGTCCACCAAGTGTTGTCCCCGGTCCACCACGTGCTCCATTTGCAATGACAAATGTCTATCCGCCCAGGGGTTTTCCTCCTTACCGTCCCCCAAGACCTGGATTTCCACCCCCCGCCACCACATTCTGA
- the CTAGE1 gene encoding cTAGE family member 2 isoform X4 — protein sequence MECCVFAAACCGRGYCSDRHSSSGAMEEPKANPQPYLGLVLELLRRVVAALPEGMKPDSHPYDFPWELVIPAAVVGFFAVLFLWRSFRSVTSRLYVRREKKLAVALSGLIEEKCKLLEKCSLVQKDLEATCEKLNRSNSELQHDILCLEKELKEEKSKHSEQNELMADISKRIQSLEDESKSLKSQVAEAKMTFKRFQMNEGRLQIEIQDALNENYQLQENQKQLLQEAEVWKEQGRELIKQKRTFEDSKVHAEQVLNDKENHIRTLTERLLKMKDQTATLREDITVDDNLELEMNNESEDGAYLDNPPKGALKKLIHAATLCASLKTLEGERNQIYIQLSEVDKTKEELTEHIKNLQTEQASLQSESTHFESENQKLQQKLKVMTELCQENETKLYRKLIVEEKCRLEKEEKLSKADEIISHATEELKTYRKRAKDLEEFERTIHFYRRKSILHKKKAHNNWLAAWTAERNLNDLRKENAHNRQKLTDIEFKIKLLEKDRHALDVPNTAFGRGPGGPGNPLDCQMTNERGEASCDRLTSPHRAPSGTGPLSPLWEQDHRMVFPPPGQSYPDSAFPPQRQDRFHSNSARRSGPAELRSFNTPSLGKLDGSVPSEMESGRNDTKDNLGYLKVPDSSLPTENEATGPGFIPPPLAPIRGPSFPVDTRGPFMRRGPPFPPPPPGTMFGASRDYCPPSVVPGPPRAPFAMTNVYPPRGFPPYRPPRPGFPPPATTF from the exons ATGGAATGCTGCGTCTTTGCCGCCGCTTGTTGTGGCCGGGGTTACTGCAGCGACCGCCACAGCAGCTCTGGTGCTATGGAGGAGCCTAAGGCCAACCCTCAGCCCTACTTGGGGCTAGTCTTGGAGTTGCTGCGCAGGGTTGTGGCAGCACTGCCTGAAGGTATGAAACCAGATTCTCATCCTTATGATTTTCCATGGGAATTGGTGATACCGGCAGCTGTTGTGGGATTTTTTGCTGTTCTCTTCTTGTGGAGAAGTTTTAGATCAGTTACGAGTCGGCTTTAcgtgagaagagagaaaaagcttGCTGTGGCACTCTCTGGGCtaattgaagaaaaatgtaaactacTTGAAAAATGTAGCCTTGTTCAAAAAGA TCTGGAGGCAACCTGTGAAAAGCTGAACAGGTCCAATTCTGAACTTCAGCATGATATACTCTGTCTagaaaaagagttaaaagaagagaaatctaaacatTCTGAACAAAATGAATTGATGGCAGATATTTCCAAAAGGATACAGTCGCTAGAAGATGAGTCAAAATCCCTCAAATCACAAGTAGCTGAAGCCAAAATGACTTTTAAGAGATTTCAAATGAATGAAGGACGACTGCAGATAGAAATACAAGATGCTTTGAATGAAAATTATCAACTTCAGGAAAACCAGAAACAGCTTTTGCAAGAAGCTGAAGTATGGAAAGAACAAGGGCGTGAACTTATTAAACAGAAAAGAACATTTGAAGACTCCAAAGTACACGCAGAACAAGttttaaatgataaagaaaatcacATCAGAACTCTGACAGAACGCTTGCTAAAGATGAAAGATCAGACTGCTACGCTTCGAGAAGACATAACGGTTGATGATAACTTGGAATTAGAAATGAACAATGAATCGGAAGATGGTGCTTACTTAGATAATCCTCCAAAAGGAGCTTTGAAGAAACTGATTCATGCTGCTACGTTATGTGCTTCTTTAAAAACcttagaaggagaaagaaaccaAATTTATATTCAATTATCTGAAGTTGATAAAACAAAGGAAGAGCTTACAGAGCATATTAAAAATCTTCAGACTGAACAAGCATCTTTGCAGTCAGAAAGCACACATTTTGAAAGTGAGAATCAGAAACTTCAACAGAAACTTAAAGTAATGACTGAATTGTGTCAAGAAAATGAAACGAAACTCTACAGGAAATTAATAGTAGAGGAAAAATGCCGgttagagaaagaagagaaactttCTAAAGCAGATGAAATAATCAGCCATGCCACTGAAGAGCTGAAGACCTACAGAAAGCGAGCCAAAGATCTTGAAGAATTTGAGAGAACTATTCATTTTTATCGAAGGAAGAGTATTCTCCATAAGAAAAAAGCACATAATAATTGGTTGGCAGCTTGGACTGCTGAAAGAAACCTCAATGATTTGAGGAAAGAAAATGCTCACaacagacaaaaattaactgatatagagtttaaaataaaacttttagaaaaagatCGTCATGCACTTGATGTTCCAAATACAGCATTTG gaagaggcccaGGAGGCCCAGGGAATCCTCTGGACTGTCAGATGACCAATGAAAGAGGAGAAGCAAGCTGTGATAGGTTAACCAGTCCTCACAGGGCTCCTTCTGGCACTGGGCCCCTGTCGCCTCTGTGGGAACAGGACCATAGGATGGTGTTTCCTCCACCGGGACAGTCATATCCTGATTCAGCTTTTCCTCCACAAAGGCAAGACAGATTTCATTCTAATTCTGCTAGACGCTCTGGACCAGCAGAACTCAGAAGTTTTAACACACCTTCTTTGGGTAAATTGGATGGGTCAGTGCCTTCAGAAATGGAATCCGGTAGAAATGATACCAAAGATAATCTTGGTTATTTAAAGGTGCCTGATTCATCTCTTCCCACTGAAAATGAAGCAACTGGCCCTGGCTTTATTCCTCCACCCCTTGCTCCAATCAGAGGTCCATCATTTCCAGTAGATACAAGGGGCCCGTTCATGAGAAGAGGACCTCCtttccctccacctcctccaggaaccATGTTTGGAGCTTCTCGAGATTATTGTCCACCAAGTGTTGTCCCCGGTCCACCACGTGCTCCATTTGCAATGACAAATGTCTATCCGCCCAGGGGTTTTCCTCCTTACCGTCCCCCAAGACCTGGATTTCCACCCCCCGCCACCACATTCTGA
- the CTAGE1 gene encoding cTAGE family member 2 isoform X1 — MECCVFAAACCGRGYCSDRHSSSGAMEEPKANPQPYLGLVLELLRRVVAALPEGMKPDSHPYDFPWELVIPAAVVGFFAVLFLWRSFRSVTSRLYVRREKKLAVALSGLIEEKCKLLEKCSLVQKECEGYEVESSLQDASFEKATTEARSLEATCEKLNRSNSELQHDILCLEKELKEEKSKHSEQNELMADISKRIQSLEDESKSLKSQVAEAKMTFKRFQMNEGRLQIEIQDALNENYQLQENQKQLLQEAEVWKEQGRELIKQKRTFEDSKVHAEQVLNDKENHIRTLTERLLKMKDQTATLREDITVDDNLELEMNNESEDGAYLDNPPKGALKKLIHAATLCASLKTLEGERNQIYIQLSEVDKTKEELTEHIKNLQTEQASLQSESTHFESENQKLQQKLKVMTELCQENETKLYRKLIVEEKCRLEKEEKLSKADEIISHATEELKTYRKRAKDLEEFERTIHFYRRKSILHKKKAHNNWLAAWTAERNLNDLRKENAHNRQKLTDIEFKIKLLEKDRHALDVPNTAFGREHSPYAPSPLGRPSSEMGQPSSEMRAFLYPPTLLEGPLRRSPLLPGGGGRGPGGPGNPLDCQMTNERGEASCDRLTSPHRAPSGTGPLSPLWEQDHRMVFPPPGQSYPDSAFPPQRQDRFHSNSARRSGPAELRSFNTPSLGKLDGSVPSEMESGRNDTKDNLGYLKVPDSSLPTENEATGPGFIPPPLAPIRGPSFPVDTRGPFMRRGPPFPPPPPGTMFGASRDYCPPSVVPGPPRAPFAMTNVYPPRGFPPYRPPRPGFPPPATTF; from the coding sequence ATGGAATGCTGCGTCTTTGCCGCCGCTTGTTGTGGCCGGGGTTACTGCAGCGACCGCCACAGCAGCTCTGGTGCTATGGAGGAGCCTAAGGCCAACCCTCAGCCCTACTTGGGGCTAGTCTTGGAGTTGCTGCGCAGGGTTGTGGCAGCACTGCCTGAAGGTATGAAACCAGATTCTCATCCTTATGATTTTCCATGGGAATTGGTGATACCGGCAGCTGTTGTGGGATTTTTTGCTGTTCTCTTCTTGTGGAGAAGTTTTAGATCAGTTACGAGTCGGCTTTAcgtgagaagagagaaaaagcttGCTGTGGCACTCTCTGGGCtaattgaagaaaaatgtaaactacTTGAAAAATGTAGCCTTGTTCAAAAAGAGTGTGAAGGCTACGAAGTAGAGTCGTCTTTACAGGATGCCAGCTTTGAGAAAGCGACGACAGAAGCACGAAGTCTGGAGGCAACCTGTGAAAAGCTGAACAGGTCCAATTCTGAACTTCAGCATGATATACTCTGTCTagaaaaagagttaaaagaagagaaatctaaacatTCTGAACAAAATGAATTGATGGCAGATATTTCCAAAAGGATACAGTCGCTAGAAGATGAGTCAAAATCCCTCAAATCACAAGTAGCTGAAGCCAAAATGACTTTTAAGAGATTTCAAATGAATGAAGGACGACTGCAGATAGAAATACAAGATGCTTTGAATGAAAATTATCAACTTCAGGAAAACCAGAAACAGCTTTTGCAAGAAGCTGAAGTATGGAAAGAACAAGGGCGTGAACTTATTAAACAGAAAAGAACATTTGAAGACTCCAAAGTACACGCAGAACAAGttttaaatgataaagaaaatcacATCAGAACTCTGACAGAACGCTTGCTAAAGATGAAAGATCAGACTGCTACGCTTCGAGAAGACATAACGGTTGATGATAACTTGGAATTAGAAATGAACAATGAATCGGAAGATGGTGCTTACTTAGATAATCCTCCAAAAGGAGCTTTGAAGAAACTGATTCATGCTGCTACGTTATGTGCTTCTTTAAAAACcttagaaggagaaagaaaccaAATTTATATTCAATTATCTGAAGTTGATAAAACAAAGGAAGAGCTTACAGAGCATATTAAAAATCTTCAGACTGAACAAGCATCTTTGCAGTCAGAAAGCACACATTTTGAAAGTGAGAATCAGAAACTTCAACAGAAACTTAAAGTAATGACTGAATTGTGTCAAGAAAATGAAACGAAACTCTACAGGAAATTAATAGTAGAGGAAAAATGCCGgttagagaaagaagagaaactttCTAAAGCAGATGAAATAATCAGCCATGCCACTGAAGAGCTGAAGACCTACAGAAAGCGAGCCAAAGATCTTGAAGAATTTGAGAGAACTATTCATTTTTATCGAAGGAAGAGTATTCTCCATAAGAAAAAAGCACATAATAATTGGTTGGCAGCTTGGACTGCTGAAAGAAACCTCAATGATTTGAGGAAAGAAAATGCTCACaacagacaaaaattaactgatatagagtttaaaataaaacttttagaaaaagatCGTCATGCACTTGATGTTCCAAATACAGCATTTGGCAGAGAGCATTCCCCATATGCTCCCTCACCATTGGGTCGGCCTTCATCTGAAATGGGTCAGCCTTCATCTGAAATGAGAGCTTTTCTCTATCCTCCGACTTTGTTGGAGGGTCCACTGAGACGCTCACCTTTGCTTccagggggaggaggaagaggcccaGGAGGCCCAGGGAATCCTCTGGACTGTCAGATGACCAATGAAAGAGGAGAAGCAAGCTGTGATAGGTTAACCAGTCCTCACAGGGCTCCTTCTGGCACTGGGCCCCTGTCGCCTCTGTGGGAACAGGACCATAGGATGGTGTTTCCTCCACCGGGACAGTCATATCCTGATTCAGCTTTTCCTCCACAAAGGCAAGACAGATTTCATTCTAATTCTGCTAGACGCTCTGGACCAGCAGAACTCAGAAGTTTTAACACACCTTCTTTGGGTAAATTGGATGGGTCAGTGCCTTCAGAAATGGAATCCGGTAGAAATGATACCAAAGATAATCTTGGTTATTTAAAGGTGCCTGATTCATCTCTTCCCACTGAAAATGAAGCAACTGGCCCTGGCTTTATTCCTCCACCCCTTGCTCCAATCAGAGGTCCATCATTTCCAGTAGATACAAGGGGCCCGTTCATGAGAAGAGGACCTCCtttccctccacctcctccaggaaccATGTTTGGAGCTTCTCGAGATTATTGTCCACCAAGTGTTGTCCCCGGTCCACCACGTGCTCCATTTGCAATGACAAATGTCTATCCGCCCAGGGGTTTTCCTCCTTACCGTCCCCCAAGACCTGGATTTCCACCCCCCGCCACCACATTCTGA
- the CTAGE1 gene encoding cTAGE family member 2 isoform X3 has product MECCVFAAACCGRGYCSDRHSSSGAMEEPKANPQPYLGLVLELLRRVVAALPEGMKPDSHPYDFPWELVIPAAVVGFFAVLFLWRSFRSVTSRLYVRREKKLAVALSGLIEEKCKLLEKCSLVQKECEGYEVESSLQDASFEKATTEARSLEATCEKLNRSNSELQHDILCLEKELKEEKSKHSEQNELMADISKRIQSLEDESKSLKSQVAEAKMTFKRFQMNEGRLQIEIQDALNENYQLQENQKQLLQEAEVWKEQGRELIKQKRTFEDSKVHAEQVLNDKENHIRTLTERLLKMKDQTATLREDITVDDNLELEMNNESEDGAYLDNPPKGALKKLIHAATLCASLKTLEGERNQIYIQLSEVDKTKEELTEHIKNLQTEQASLQSESTHFESENQKLQQKLKVMTELCQENETKLYRKLIVEEKCRLEKEEKLSKADEIISHATEELKTYRKRAKDLEEFERTIHFYRRKSILHKKKAHNNWLAAWTAERNLNDLRKENAHNRQKLTDIEFKIKLLEKDRHALDVPNTAFGRGPGGPGNPLDCQMTNERGEASCDRLTSPHRAPSGTGPLSPLWEQDHRMVFPPPGQSYPDSAFPPQRQDRFHSNSARRSGPAELRSFNTPSLGKLDGSVPSEMESGRNDTKDNLGYLKVPDSSLPTENEATGPGFIPPPLAPIRGPSFPVDTRGPFMRRGPPFPPPPPGTMFGASRDYCPPSVVPGPPRAPFAMTNVYPPRGFPPYRPPRPGFPPPATTF; this is encoded by the exons ATGGAATGCTGCGTCTTTGCCGCCGCTTGTTGTGGCCGGGGTTACTGCAGCGACCGCCACAGCAGCTCTGGTGCTATGGAGGAGCCTAAGGCCAACCCTCAGCCCTACTTGGGGCTAGTCTTGGAGTTGCTGCGCAGGGTTGTGGCAGCACTGCCTGAAGGTATGAAACCAGATTCTCATCCTTATGATTTTCCATGGGAATTGGTGATACCGGCAGCTGTTGTGGGATTTTTTGCTGTTCTCTTCTTGTGGAGAAGTTTTAGATCAGTTACGAGTCGGCTTTAcgtgagaagagagaaaaagcttGCTGTGGCACTCTCTGGGCtaattgaagaaaaatgtaaactacTTGAAAAATGTAGCCTTGTTCAAAAAGAGTGTGAAGGCTACGAAGTAGAGTCGTCTTTACAGGATGCCAGCTTTGAGAAAGCGACGACAGAAGCACGAAGTCTGGAGGCAACCTGTGAAAAGCTGAACAGGTCCAATTCTGAACTTCAGCATGATATACTCTGTCTagaaaaagagttaaaagaagagaaatctaaacatTCTGAACAAAATGAATTGATGGCAGATATTTCCAAAAGGATACAGTCGCTAGAAGATGAGTCAAAATCCCTCAAATCACAAGTAGCTGAAGCCAAAATGACTTTTAAGAGATTTCAAATGAATGAAGGACGACTGCAGATAGAAATACAAGATGCTTTGAATGAAAATTATCAACTTCAGGAAAACCAGAAACAGCTTTTGCAAGAAGCTGAAGTATGGAAAGAACAAGGGCGTGAACTTATTAAACAGAAAAGAACATTTGAAGACTCCAAAGTACACGCAGAACAAGttttaaatgataaagaaaatcacATCAGAACTCTGACAGAACGCTTGCTAAAGATGAAAGATCAGACTGCTACGCTTCGAGAAGACATAACGGTTGATGATAACTTGGAATTAGAAATGAACAATGAATCGGAAGATGGTGCTTACTTAGATAATCCTCCAAAAGGAGCTTTGAAGAAACTGATTCATGCTGCTACGTTATGTGCTTCTTTAAAAACcttagaaggagaaagaaaccaAATTTATATTCAATTATCTGAAGTTGATAAAACAAAGGAAGAGCTTACAGAGCATATTAAAAATCTTCAGACTGAACAAGCATCTTTGCAGTCAGAAAGCACACATTTTGAAAGTGAGAATCAGAAACTTCAACAGAAACTTAAAGTAATGACTGAATTGTGTCAAGAAAATGAAACGAAACTCTACAGGAAATTAATAGTAGAGGAAAAATGCCGgttagagaaagaagagaaactttCTAAAGCAGATGAAATAATCAGCCATGCCACTGAAGAGCTGAAGACCTACAGAAAGCGAGCCAAAGATCTTGAAGAATTTGAGAGAACTATTCATTTTTATCGAAGGAAGAGTATTCTCCATAAGAAAAAAGCACATAATAATTGGTTGGCAGCTTGGACTGCTGAAAGAAACCTCAATGATTTGAGGAAAGAAAATGCTCACaacagacaaaaattaactgatatagagtttaaaataaaacttttagaaaaagatCGTCATGCACTTGATGTTCCAAATACAGCATTTG gaagaggcccaGGAGGCCCAGGGAATCCTCTGGACTGTCAGATGACCAATGAAAGAGGAGAAGCAAGCTGTGATAGGTTAACCAGTCCTCACAGGGCTCCTTCTGGCACTGGGCCCCTGTCGCCTCTGTGGGAACAGGACCATAGGATGGTGTTTCCTCCACCGGGACAGTCATATCCTGATTCAGCTTTTCCTCCACAAAGGCAAGACAGATTTCATTCTAATTCTGCTAGACGCTCTGGACCAGCAGAACTCAGAAGTTTTAACACACCTTCTTTGGGTAAATTGGATGGGTCAGTGCCTTCAGAAATGGAATCCGGTAGAAATGATACCAAAGATAATCTTGGTTATTTAAAGGTGCCTGATTCATCTCTTCCCACTGAAAATGAAGCAACTGGCCCTGGCTTTATTCCTCCACCCCTTGCTCCAATCAGAGGTCCATCATTTCCAGTAGATACAAGGGGCCCGTTCATGAGAAGAGGACCTCCtttccctccacctcctccaggaaccATGTTTGGAGCTTCTCGAGATTATTGTCCACCAAGTGTTGTCCCCGGTCCACCACGTGCTCCATTTGCAATGACAAATGTCTATCCGCCCAGGGGTTTTCCTCCTTACCGTCCCCCAAGACCTGGATTTCCACCCCCCGCCACCACATTCTGA